The following nucleotide sequence is from Lacinutrix sp. Hel_I_90.
CATCACTATTTCCATGACGTAGGGAATCTGCATTAGTGGTCCAGAACACCTCTTTACCATCTCTAAAATCATCCAAATCAATACTTTGATATCCTGCAAGAGAACGCGGAAAAGTATGCTCTCTATTCCAAGTCCCTGTATTATTTGAGGTGGTTTGAAAATCTAATTTAGGACGCCCTTGCTCGGTGTACACTAACCAAACTTGATTAGAATTCGCTGGGTTTTGATCTGCTTCTTCCAATATATCAATTATATCGCTATAGGTTTGAGCTCTTACACTATTAGGATCTGCGACAATATCTTGTAAGGCCTGCTCTAACGCTAACCCCGACAATCCATCTATACTACTGTAGTAATCTGTTGGTTGCGTACTTGAAACAACACCGAAGGTAGGATTTAAAGGTGTTCCAAAGGGAGCTACTGTAAAATCATTATCGACGACTCTAATTTTTACATTATTATTCAATAGTAAATAACCCGATGGTGTAGCAGAGAGACTGATTTTCAACTCTTCATCACCTTCATCATCTGTATCATCAATTAGAGTTATGGTTGAAGAAACGGTATTTTGGTTTGTTAGGATAGTTACGGTTGTATTTCCTGTAAAATCTGAAGCATTAAAACCGCCATTATTTAATGTGAAACTTAAATCCAAATCTGAAGTTACATTTTGCTCTGTAGTAAACGTAATGTCAAAAATAGCCCCTTCATTATATTGGCTTTGTGATACCGTTATTAAGATGCCATTTAAAGTTACACCACTCCCATCATTCAAAGCTCTGGGTGTTGGCACAGTAGACGTAAAGGTTATACTTCCCATACCATCATCAAAACGCTGAATTGAGTTTGTGTTATTACCAGCACCTTCATCAATTTGTTCCGTCACTCCAAGTAAAGCCATTAAAACGGTATCCTCTGGATCTCCCGTGCTATACACTAAGGCGTCCACAAGATTGGTTTGCGTTGCTAATGTTCCCTCAGGAAAATCAGTGTCGTTTCCTTGATAAATAGCCACTGCATCTGCACCATTCTGTATCACATTAGGCGCTATTATTAACTGTGGAAAAGGAACAACCGTATTACTTCCAATAAGCAACAAGCCATTTACATCTGTAGTATAACCATCCAAATCTATAGTAAAATAACTTGAGTCTCCTCCAGAAGCAGAACCGTTAAAAAATACTAAAACATAACCGTCTAATGGAAAATTAGGGATACTAGACAATAACTCTACAAACTCTTTGTCATCTATTCCCGGCGTATCGCAATCTAATTCATTAATAACAACTGTTTGAGACCAAGAGAGTGAGGCAAAAAGAAATGAAACTATAAAAGGCAGGCTTTTCATACTATTATTTTTTTTTTGCAAATATACGACTTAATCTAAGCTAAAATTTCTCTGGACAAACAATTAACTTTTAAAGATTAAAAACAATGAAAACCTAAAATCAATTACTTTTTTAAATGAAATAGCCCTTAGTAAAAATAAACAGGTCTAAAAAGGCACTAGAATTGTATTAATATAAAACCATAACTATAAATAATAGTTACATATTAAAACTTACTTGAAGACAACGTGGTTAAAATCAAAATGCAAAGCATTTATTCACTTACATAAGTAAAGTCAAACGTATTGATTTTTGGGTTTTTGCTTGGTAGTTAGTATTCAAAAAATATATATTCAAAAAATAATTCTAAAAATGATTACTAATATTAACCTTTAAAACCAATACTATGATTGCACTAGCCAAAATTACTATCGATATCATTATATGGATATTGTTGTGAGCATAAAAAGTAAAACTTAGTCTAGAATAAGTTTTACTATTTTTAAATCACTAACTTAAATTTGGCGAACCATTATTAAAACAATAATTTTGAGTCATTATCGTATTAAGGATTAAAGTTTTCATCTTTAAGAAAAATATAAATGAAAAAACAACTATTTAAAACACTAGCTAAATTGAATAAATCAGTTTTACCTAGCTATAGCAAACAAGGCTTAGACCTAAGCAAAGCTACAAAACTACAGATGGCTATATTTGGCTGGAAGCTATATGTGACTAAAAATGCCTTAGATTAATATATTTTCTGCTTTTATTTTGAAGAGTTTCTAAAAAAAGAATATATTTGCACCCACAAAAAAGGCCTCGTGGCGCAACTGAATAGCGCACTTGATTACGGCTCAAGAGGTTACTGGTTTGAATCCAGTCGAGGTCACGAATAAATAGTAAAATAAGGAAAAACGCCAAGCTTGCTTGAGCGTTTTTTTTGTTTATACTATTTTCAAAGCGGCGCTTTATCAGGATCATGAAATAATCCAGTCGAGGTCACTAAAAGCTGTTATAAACAGTAAAAAAAACCACGTAATTCATAAGAATTACGTGGTTTTTTTTTATTGATCTCAGTTATTCCCAATTGATTGTAAGTTTAATGGCAGTTAATAGGTAGGTAAAAATTATAGTGGTAGCAATAACTGCCACTTACTATATTTTCTTAGTTAAAACTCGCTACATTCTGATATACAGCCATATATATTCATGTAATTTTTTATAAACCAATTATTACTCATTATATAAAATATTAAACGTTGTTTTTTTATGAAGCCAAGTATTATTGGTATCAACAACATAGGAATTTATTTCTTTTGGGTTTCCTAAGTCATCAAAAATATATTCGTAGGTTCTTTTTTCTGGCAAATGAGCTTCTACAATTAGCTTATTTGGTTTATGATGCAATGTGAATATTAAAGTGTTTTCATAATTAACCCCTTCATTTTCAGAAAAACCCTTGCTAGTTTCCTCTATTTTGATCAATTTTTTTTTATTATTAAAGGTGAAATTCACCGTGTTTAAGTTTATAAAAGTATCTTCATCTGTGTATTCTGAATAGTCTATTTTGTCTAGTGGTTTTTTAACTTGATCTAAAGGAACGAAATAAAGAATATTGCGTTTTTCTACTTTTATTAATAAATCATCTTCATATGTATAGGCAGTGGTTGTAACGTTTATTCCGTCGCTTGTATCAAATCTTTATTTAGAACTGATTGTGTTATTTTTATTATAAGTTGCT
It contains:
- a CDS encoding endonuclease — encoded protein: MKSLPFIVSFLFASLSWSQTVVINELDCDTPGIDDKEFVELLSSIPNFPLDGYVLVFFNGSASGGDSSYFTIDLDGYTTDVNGLLLIGSNTVVPFPQLIIAPNVIQNGADAVAIYQGNDTDFPEGTLATQTNLVDALVYSTGDPEDTVLMALLGVTEQIDEGAGNNTNSIQRFDDGMGSITFTSTVPTPRALNDGSGVTLNGILITVSQSQYNEGAIFDITFTTEQNVTSDLDLSFTLNNGGFNASDFTGNTTVTILTNQNTVSSTITLIDDTDDEGDEELKISLSATPSGYLLLNNNVKIRVVDNDFTVAPFGTPLNPTFGVVSSTQPTDYYSSIDGLSGLALEQALQDIVADPNSVRAQTYSDIIDILEEADQNPANSNQVWLVYTEQGRPKLDFQTTSNNTGTWNREHTFPRSLAGYQSIDLDDFRDGKEVFWTTNADSLRHGNSDGHALRAADGPENSSRGNQHYGQYNGPTGTAGSFKGDVARSVLYMQIRYTDLSIENGFPSVTGQMGDLVTLLDWHRNDPPDDFEMNRNNVVYTWQFNRNPLIDMPDLVEYIWGNKVGDVWNNSLSTESFLADTIRLYPNPVTNRLFISGLKESYTLEIFSSEGRKLQSKTVEHNKPINLQLASGMYFAKISSEGKTQTKKFLVK